Within Bacillus sp. FJAT-45350, the genomic segment TCAATGCGGTCTGAGTCATTTTGGCTATTCTTTTCTGTTGTGTAGTTACGCGACTTACACTCTAGACATGCAAGCACTACTTTCTTCCGCATTGAGCACCTCCAATAATAGGAAAACTTCCACTTACACACCTATTAAATTTATCATAGCGGCTATAGCATGTCAACAAAGGCTTAGACATGTCAACTATTTTCACCTGTTTTTTCTTTTTTTAAACCTAAAGAAGATTCATATATGAAAAAATAGCTCAAAAGTTACTAACTATCCATGCAGCTATAATAGATTATAATTACGTACAATCTATCTTTCGCTAATCAAGATAATTAGACACTTTTGAGCTATCTCTTTTAGATACTTACTCCTTTAAGCTCAACGTAACGCTCAAGCTTTCTCTTCACTCGTTGGAGTGCATTATCGATCGACTTAACGTGGCGATTTAAATCAGCTGAAATTTCTTGATACGAACGTCCGTCTAAATAAAGCATTAACACCTTTTGCTCTAAGTCGCTTAAAATCTCACCCATCTTTAGTTCGATATCATCAAACTCTTCCTGGTTAATAATTAGATCCTCTGGATTTGTCACTTTCGTTCCACAAATAACATCGAGTAATGTTCGATCAGATTCTTCATCATACAGAGGCTTGTCAAGCGAGACATAAGAATTTAATGGAATATGCTTTTGTCTAGTAGCTGTCTTAATCGCAGTAATAATCTGTCTAGTAATACAAAGCTCCGCAAAAGCCTTAAAAGAAGAAAGCTTGTCCCCTTTAAAATCACGAATTGCTTTATAGAGCCCTATCATGCCTTCTTGAACAATGTCTTCATGGTCTGCTCCAATAAGGAAATACGATCTTGATTTAGCACGTACAAAGTTTTTGTATTTGTTAATTAAGTATTCTAGTGCCAAACTCTCTCCTTCACGAACCATTTCTACTAACTTTTCATCTTCTATTTCTCCAAAATTTATTTGAACCGTCTCCTTGAGGTCTATGCTCACGAAAAATCCCTCCGACCTTCACTTTTGTATAATTCTAACAATATTATATAGCACAATTTTTACAAGCGTCAACCGGTCAATGCTCGCCTCGACGCCATCTTTCAAAAGTTTCAGCAATTTCT encodes:
- the rpmG gene encoding 50S ribosomal protein L33, giving the protein MRKKVVLACLECKSRNYTTEKNSQNDSDRIETKKFCKTCNKHTLHQETK
- the sigH gene encoding RNA polymerase sporulation sigma factor SigH yields the protein MSIDLKETVQINFGEIEDEKLVEMVREGESLALEYLINKYKNFVRAKSRSYFLIGADHEDIVQEGMIGLYKAIRDFKGDKLSSFKAFAELCITRQIITAIKTATRQKHIPLNSYVSLDKPLYDEESDRTLLDVICGTKVTNPEDLIINQEEFDDIELKMGEILSDLEQKVLMLYLDGRSYQEISADLNRHVKSIDNALQRVKRKLERYVELKGVSI